A single Rhopalosiphum padi isolate XX-2018 chromosome 4, ASM2088224v1, whole genome shotgun sequence DNA region contains:
- the LOC132930206 gene encoding peroxisomal membrane protein PEX16 produces MENLSIPTLRVLYKHYVNWVSAHPERTTDLEASIKWISYFLAGRINNSTLLSELIYSMSNFMMLFNDQIILSTAKSNPVTVGDKGKKKIFSSENIKRFITTVDYIEVFIEVSAKKLWGNKGRWIIIVLLQTVKCMARLYLLHVHKLHILESPPIQPLDRKSVGLKCNDTVDGVITLPSGRTIRKLDNAPPMNRRTWEAPPRADKLGGIPGRTLSDRHIVAETMYIMKPIVHLGSMCVFGEQSWKPWLISITIEYISLQRLKSLKNLSPQQRLVLSKRSLNLAMYIVRSPFFENYSEKHIRLFLHWFVNSVPLVGPLMRPFLEYMKQWQETYFYLWSV; encoded by the exons atggaaaatttaTCTATACCCACGTTAAGAGTTCTATATAAACATTACGTGAACTGGGTCAGTGCACATCCAGAACGGACAACAGATCTAGAAGCTTCAATAAAATGGATATCATACTTTTTAGCcg GTCGAATCAACAACTCGACATTGCTGTCCGAACTTATATACTCCATGTCCAACTTCATGATGTTATTCAATGATCAAATTATACTAAGTACTGCCAAATCTAACCCTGTAACAGTCGGCGATAaaggaaagaaaaaaatatttagctcTGAAAATATCAAGCGGTTTATTACCACCGTGGATTATATCGAAGTGTTCATAGAAGTATCTGCTAAAAAATTATGGGGCAACAAAGGACGATGGATTATAATTGTACTCTTGCAGACTGTAAA ATGCATGGCACGTCTGTACCTGTTGCATGTGCACAAGCTCCACATACTCGAATCGCCTCCTATACAACCTTTGGATCGAAAATCTGTGGGGCTCAAATGTAACGACACTGTCGACGGTGTCATAACGCTGCCGTCGGGACGGACCATCCGCAAACTGGACAAtg CCCCTCCGATGAACCGACGCACGTGGGAAGCCCCCCCAAGGGCAGACAAGCTCGGAGGCATTCCCGGCAGGACTCTGAGTGACAGACACATCGTGGCAGAG acAATGTATATAATGAAACCAATCGTTCACTTGGGCAGTATGTGTGTTTTTGGTGAGCAATCATGGAAGCCTTGGTTGATTTCCATAACAATTGAATATATTAG TTTGCAGAGATTAAAGTCTTTAAAAAATCTATCACCTCAGCAACGTTTGGTGTTGTCAAAACGATCATTAAATTTGGCCATGTATATTGTGAGATCACCATTCTTCGAGAACTATTCAGAAAAACATATCCGTTTATTCCTACACTGGTTTGTTAACTCTGTGCCGTTGGTTGGTCCACTAATGCGCCCTTTCCTAGAATACATGAAACAATGGCaggaaacatatttttatctttggTCTGTCTAA
- the LOC132930208 gene encoding mpv17-like protein 2 has protein sequence MASFLKWYRFYSHTYPIRTNLVQTGILFGLGDLMAQSAVEKRKPDEIDWLRTVRYASIGCAVGPTLTMWYKSLDRLGTKNTIPIIAKKILVDQTIASPIINGAVMIMSRVFSGDEWPQIQNKLEDNYVKVMLTSYLIWPAVQTFNFSIVPQQYRVLTVQIVSLAWNTYLSFMSVGGEKSK, from the exons ATGGCATCTTTTCTTAAATGGTACAGATTTTACAGCCACACATATCCAATACGGACCAATCTCGTTCAAACAG GTATATTGTTTGGTCTCGGGGACTTAATGGCTCAGAGTGCAGTAGAAAAGCGTAAACCCGATGAAATCGATTGGTTACGTACTGTTCGCTATGCATCTATTGGGTGTGCAGTCGGACCAACACTTACTATGTGGTACAAATCGTTGGACAGATTAGGAACTAAAAACACTATACCAATaatagctaaaaaaatattagttgacCAAACGATTGCATCACCAATTATTAATGGAGCTGTAATGATTATGAGTAGAGTATTCAGTGGTGATGAATGGccacaaattcaaaataaattagaagACAACTATGTGAAAGTTATGCTTACTAGTTACTTG atttggcCAGCTGTACAGACATTTAATTTCTCCATTGTTCCACAACAATACAGGGTTCTAACAGTACAAATAGTTTCATTAGCTTGGAATACATATCTTTCATTTATGAGTGTGGGTGGTGAAAAAtccaaataa
- the LOC132930204 gene encoding protein kinase C and casein kinase substrate in neurons protein 1 isoform X1 translates to MSHHSDDNMLIASSDSFWEPGNHKRTTKRIEDGYRLCNDLITLIQERSDIEKAYSKSLKGWSKKWNEIIEKGPEYGTTEAAWKGVLVEADRLCDLHIRVKDDLCNDIMQQVKTWQKDNYHKTVLHIKERKEMEESFKKAQKPWCKLLTKVNKTKIEYHIACKAEKSASNQERNASADSSLSMDQVKKMQDRVAKSKEEVQKAKEKYEMALQELNAYNPKYMEDMTVVFDRCQETEARRLQFFKDTLFTIHKCLNVSQDPVLPQIYEEFYHTINNADHEKDLRWWSNNHGVNMAMNWPLFEDYIEEFRDISKGKIKESIPAGTITLINQRSVGEDLHVNDLHSTHPKVNSKKQTVTLSRSDDSTDDHKQSTEKSNGTKSHPITNGASNSQTPDSNPFEEEEWDEEEGVGPDGALVDNGEPGVPVKALYDYEGAEADELSFKQGELFEKLEDEDEQGWCKGRKDGRVGLYPANYVESVS, encoded by the exons atgtcaCATCACAGTGATGACAATATGTTAATAGCAAGTAGTGATTCGTTTTGGGAACCCGGCAATCACAAACGCACTACTAAACGTATCGAAGATGGCTATCGGTTATGCAATGATCTTATTACCCTCATACAAGAAAGATCAGATATTGAAAAAGCATACTCTAAGAGCTTAAAAGGATGGTCAAAGAAATGGAACGAAATTATTGAAAAAGGTCCAGAATATGGAACAACAGAAGCAGCTTGGAAGGGTGTACTAGTTGAAGCTGATAGACTTTGTGATTTGCACATAAGAGTCAAAGATGACTTGTGTAATGATATAATGCAACAAGTAAAGACGTGGCAAAAAGACAACTATCATAAG ACtgttttacatataaaagaaCGAAAAGAAATGGAAGAATCATTTAAAAAAGCTCAAAAACCTTGGTGTAAACTATTGACTAAggttaacaaaacaaaaattgagtACCATATTGCATGTAAAGCAGAAAAATCAGCATCAAATCAAGAACGAAATGCATCTGCTGACAGTTCCTTATCTATGgatcaa gtGAAAAAAATGCAAGACCGTGTAGCTAAATCGAAAGAAGAAGTGCAAAAAGCCAAAGAAAAGTATGAAATGGCTCTACAAGAATTAAATGCATACAATCCAAAATATATGGAAGATATGACAGTTGTATTTGACCGATGCCAAGAAACAGAAGCTAGAAGATTACAGTTTTTCAAAGATACCCTGTTTACAATACACAAGTGTCTAAATGTTTCTCAAGACCCCGT gttgCCACAGATTTATGAAGAGTTTTATCATACTATCAATAATGCTGATCATGAGAAAGATTTACGATGGTGGTCAAATAATCACGGTGTCAATATGGCTATGAATTGGCCCTTATTTGAG GATTATATAGAAGAATTCCGGGATATATCCAAGGGAAAAATCAAGGAATCTATACCTGCTGGAACAATAACATTAATCAATCAACGATCAGTCGGCGAAGATTTGCATGTAAAT GATTTACATTCAACTCATCCAAAGGTAAATAGCAAAAAGCAAACTGTTACATTATCACGATCAGATGATAGTACTGACGATCATAAGCAATCTACAGAAAAATCAAATGGAACAAAATCGCATCCTATAAC caATGGAGCGTCAAACAGCCAAACGCCGGACTCAAACCCTTTTGAGGAGGAGGAATGGGATGAAGAAGAAGGAGTTGGTCCCGATGGTGCGCTTGTGGACAACGGTGAACCCGGTGTACCTGTAAAAGCTCTGTATGATTATGAGGGTGCCGAAGCTGATGAGCTTAGTTTTAAacaag gagagttatttgaaaaattagaaGATGAAGATGAACAAGGCTGGTGCAAGGGACGTAAGGATGGTCGAGTTGGATTATACCCAGCCAATTATGTAGAATCAGTATCATAA
- the LOC132930204 gene encoding protein kinase C and casein kinase substrate in neurons protein 1 isoform X2: MSHHSDDNMLIASSDSFWEPGNHKRTTKRIEDGYRLCNDLITLIQERSDIEKAYSKSLKGWSKKWNEIIEKGPEYGTTEAAWKGVLVEADRLCDLHIRVKDDLCNDIMQQVKTWQKDNYHKTVLHIKERKEMEESFKKAQKPWCKLLTKVNKTKIEYHIACKAEKSASNQERNASADSSLSMDQVKKMQDRVAKSKEEVQKAKEKYEMALQELNAYNPKYMEDMTVVFDRCQETEARRLQFFKDTLFTIHKCLNVSQDPVLPQIYEEFYHTINNADHEKDLRWWSNNHGVNMAMNWPLFEDLHSTHPKVNSKKQTVTLSRSDDSTDDHKQSTEKSNGTKSHPITNGASNSQTPDSNPFEEEEWDEEEGVGPDGALVDNGEPGVPVKALYDYEGAEADELSFKQGELFEKLEDEDEQGWCKGRKDGRVGLYPANYVESVS; the protein is encoded by the exons atgtcaCATCACAGTGATGACAATATGTTAATAGCAAGTAGTGATTCGTTTTGGGAACCCGGCAATCACAAACGCACTACTAAACGTATCGAAGATGGCTATCGGTTATGCAATGATCTTATTACCCTCATACAAGAAAGATCAGATATTGAAAAAGCATACTCTAAGAGCTTAAAAGGATGGTCAAAGAAATGGAACGAAATTATTGAAAAAGGTCCAGAATATGGAACAACAGAAGCAGCTTGGAAGGGTGTACTAGTTGAAGCTGATAGACTTTGTGATTTGCACATAAGAGTCAAAGATGACTTGTGTAATGATATAATGCAACAAGTAAAGACGTGGCAAAAAGACAACTATCATAAG ACtgttttacatataaaagaaCGAAAAGAAATGGAAGAATCATTTAAAAAAGCTCAAAAACCTTGGTGTAAACTATTGACTAAggttaacaaaacaaaaattgagtACCATATTGCATGTAAAGCAGAAAAATCAGCATCAAATCAAGAACGAAATGCATCTGCTGACAGTTCCTTATCTATGgatcaa gtGAAAAAAATGCAAGACCGTGTAGCTAAATCGAAAGAAGAAGTGCAAAAAGCCAAAGAAAAGTATGAAATGGCTCTACAAGAATTAAATGCATACAATCCAAAATATATGGAAGATATGACAGTTGTATTTGACCGATGCCAAGAAACAGAAGCTAGAAGATTACAGTTTTTCAAAGATACCCTGTTTACAATACACAAGTGTCTAAATGTTTCTCAAGACCCCGT gttgCCACAGATTTATGAAGAGTTTTATCATACTATCAATAATGCTGATCATGAGAAAGATTTACGATGGTGGTCAAATAATCACGGTGTCAATATGGCTATGAATTGGCCCTTATTTGAG GATTTACATTCAACTCATCCAAAGGTAAATAGCAAAAAGCAAACTGTTACATTATCACGATCAGATGATAGTACTGACGATCATAAGCAATCTACAGAAAAATCAAATGGAACAAAATCGCATCCTATAAC caATGGAGCGTCAAACAGCCAAACGCCGGACTCAAACCCTTTTGAGGAGGAGGAATGGGATGAAGAAGAAGGAGTTGGTCCCGATGGTGCGCTTGTGGACAACGGTGAACCCGGTGTACCTGTAAAAGCTCTGTATGATTATGAGGGTGCCGAAGCTGATGAGCTTAGTTTTAAacaag gagagttatttgaaaaattagaaGATGAAGATGAACAAGGCTGGTGCAAGGGACGTAAGGATGGTCGAGTTGGATTATACCCAGCCAATTATGTAGAATCAGTATCATAA